One genomic region from Anguilla rostrata isolate EN2019 chromosome 2, ASM1855537v3, whole genome shotgun sequence encodes:
- the LOC135249400 gene encoding zinc finger protein ZFP2-like isoform X3, which yields MMQAGVCLRQDTETALPELTEQHTIRQKEEELSGLESVHMAESETECAAPGLNTLEPECVTAHSGVSDVHHTHAPLIKTETDLGSTHTGDLKTENLDSTELGYVTHLHPDQIKTETDDEGFLKAEHSDLQDIKCVRIKSDQMKCEPWQSPGDPNRSCKKELINHQCDKNNENNQTMFIQKSTKSSSKYINSQTINVIIEPTIINSSKNPLNVFQNKIIHRNTCEINTVERPYKCTQCEKCFRTRSALKKHIQIHSGEKPYQCILCGKSYSQGGQLSSHLRMHTGERPYKCTHCEKCFHTSSALKRHMQIHTSERPCKCTQCGKCFRSSSSLNLHLRMHTGEKSYKCPQCGKCFYSESSLNVHQRIHKGEKPYICTQCGKCFSANSVLNQHLRIHTGEKPYKCTQCGKCFSTNFALSQHRRIHTGEKPYKCIQCGKCFNTKSYLGTHLRIHTGEKPYKCTQCNKCFSANSALNLHLRIHTGEKPYKCIQCGKCFGANFALNQHLRIHTGEKPYKCPQCGKCFSQISNLNYHQRIHSGEKPYKCTQCGKCFSANFALNQHLRIHTGEKPYKCSQCGKCFSQMSNLHCHQKIHTGEKP from the coding sequence ATGATGCaggcaggagtctgtctgagacaggacactgagacagcactaccagagctcactgagcagcacacgatcagacagaaagaagaggaactcagtggactggagtctgtccacatggcagagtcagagacagagtgtgctgcaccaggactgaacacactggagccagagtgtgttacagcacacagcggggtcagtgatgtacaccacacacatgcaccactgattaaaacagaaactgatctgggTTCCACCCACACTGGGGATCTTAAGACAGAGAACCTTGACAGTACAGAGCTGGGATATGTAACCCATCTGCATCCtgaccaaatcaaaacagaGACTGATGATGAAGGATTCCTTAAAGCAGAACACAGTGATTTGCAGGATATTAAATGTGTTCGTATTAAATCTGATCAAATGAAGTGTGAACCATGGCAATCTCCAGGAGACCCAAACAGAAGCTgtaaaaaagaattaataaatCATCAATGtgataaaaacaatgaaaataatcagACCATGTTTATCCAGAAAAGTACAAAGAGTAGCAGCAAATATATAAATTCTCAGACAATTAATGTGATCATTGAACCCACTATAATCAATTCAAGTAAAAACCCTTTGAATGTCTTTCAAAACAAGATAATTCACAGAAATACATGTGAAATTAATACAGTTGAAAGGCCATACAAATGCActcagtgtgagaagtgttttcgTACAAggtctgctttaaaaaaacacatacaaattcattcaggtgaaaagccctaccaGTGTATTCTGTGTGGGAAGTCTTATTCCCAAGGAGGTCAGTTAAGTAGCCACCTGAGAATGCATACAGGTGAAAGGCCttacaaatgtacacactgtGAAAAGTGTTTCCATACAAGTTCTGCTTTAAAAAGACACATGCAAATTCATACAAGTGAAAGGCCCTGCAAGTGTACACAATGTGGGAAATGTTTTAGATCAAGTTCTTCTTTAAATCTACACCTGAGAATGCATACAGGTGAAAAGTCCTACAAATGTCCTCAGTGTGGAAAGTGTTTTTATTCAGAATCTTCTTTAAATGtacaccagagaattcataaaGGTGAAAAGCCGTACATAtgtactcagtgtgggaagtgttttagtgcaaattctgttttaaatcaacatctaagaattcatacaggtgaaaaaccctacaaatgcactcagtgtgggaagtgttttagTACAAATTTTGCTTTAAGTCAACACcggagaattcatacaggtgaaaagccatacaaatgtattcagtgtgggaagtgttttaaCACAAAATCTTATTTAGGTacacacctgagaattcatacaggtgaaaagccatacaagtgtacCCAATGCAACAAGTGTTTTAGTGCAAATTCTGCCTTAAATTTACACCtaagaattcatacaggtgaaaaaccctacaaatGCATTCAGTGTGGTAAGTGTTTTGGTGCAAATTTTGCTTTAAATcaacacctgagaattcatacaggtgaaaagccctacaaatgtcctcagtgtgggaaatgtttttcccaaatatctaatttaaattaccaccagagaattcattcaggtgaaaagcCGTACAAATGTACACAGTGTGGTAAGTGTTTTAGCGCAAATTTTGCCTTAAATCAACACCTTAGAATTCATAccggtgaaaagccctacaaatgttctcagtgtgggaagtgtttttcccagATGTCtaatttacattgccatcagaAAATTCATACAGGAGAAAAGCCCTAA